The Actinocatenispora sera genome has a window encoding:
- a CDS encoding ABC transporter ATP-binding protein, with amino-acid sequence MTELKHSDAVSLRGIRKRYGAVTAVAGVDLRIGPGEVVALLGPNGAGKSTTVDIMLGLRAPDTGQAELFGTRPRAALDAGSVGAVLQTGELIPGARVGELLTAIAALQPHPLPIGQVAETAGVADLLKRRTDRLSGGQAQRVRFALALLGDPSLLVLDEPTAGLDVASRRDFWASVRGFAAAGRTVLFSTHYLEEADEIADRIVLIDRGRVVADGPTTAIRAMAAARTVRCTLPGADRAALAELPGATNVEVHGDAVLVRTTDSDATLRALVTGYPQARDIEVAAAALTDAFLALTRPDAPAEVA; translated from the coding sequence GTGACCGAGTTGAAGCATTCCGATGCCGTGTCGTTGCGCGGCATCCGCAAGCGATACGGAGCAGTGACCGCCGTCGCCGGCGTCGATCTGCGCATCGGCCCCGGCGAGGTGGTGGCGCTGCTGGGGCCCAACGGTGCCGGAAAGTCCACCACCGTCGACATCATGCTGGGCCTGCGGGCGCCGGACACCGGGCAGGCCGAGCTGTTCGGCACCCGCCCGCGGGCGGCGCTGGACGCCGGATCGGTCGGCGCCGTCCTGCAGACCGGTGAGCTGATCCCGGGGGCGCGGGTCGGCGAGCTGCTCACCGCGATCGCCGCGCTGCAGCCGCATCCGCTCCCGATCGGGCAGGTCGCCGAGACCGCCGGGGTGGCCGACCTGCTGAAGCGCCGTACCGACCGGCTCTCCGGCGGCCAGGCGCAGCGGGTCCGGTTCGCGCTCGCGCTGCTCGGCGACCCGAGCCTGCTGGTACTCGACGAGCCGACCGCCGGGCTGGACGTGGCGTCCCGGCGCGACTTCTGGGCCTCGGTTCGGGGGTTCGCGGCGGCCGGTCGCACGGTGCTGTTCAGCACGCACTACCTGGAGGAGGCGGACGAGATCGCCGACCGGATCGTGTTGATCGACCGGGGCCGGGTCGTCGCGGACGGCCCGACGACCGCGATCCGGGCGATGGCCGCGGCCCGCACCGTGCGATGCACGCTGCCCGGCGCGGACCGGGCGGCGTTGGCGGAGCTGCCCGGTGCGACGAACGTCGAGGTGCACGGCGACGCGGTGCTGGTGCGTACCACCGACTCCGACGCGACGCTGCGGGCGCTGGTGACCGGCTACCCGCAGGCGCGCGACATCGAGGTGGCCGCGGCCGCGTTGACCGACGCGTTCCTGGCCCTGACCCGACCCGACGCACCGGCGGAGGTGGCCTGA
- a CDS encoding ABC transporter permease: protein MGRYLVMEIRRTLRNVPFLAYTICFPVGFYLLFTQVFGSGGDKDWSAQYMVSMALYGAMGAGLTGVSARIATERTRGWTRTLALTPLRPIGYLGIKLGASILLTLPVILLVMACGFVVNGVRLPAGTWFALVPLLWLATIPFIALGVAIGYSVRDEVASGVSVALLFVLSIGGGLWMPVQVFPHWLAQVARVLPSYRAGELSWRLLDGHQPFGSGALLFAAWLVVLLGFAGWRFRKAS, encoded by the coding sequence ATGGGCCGGTACCTGGTGATGGAGATCCGGCGGACGTTGCGCAACGTGCCGTTCCTCGCCTACACGATCTGCTTCCCCGTCGGGTTCTACCTGCTGTTCACGCAGGTCTTCGGCAGCGGCGGCGACAAGGACTGGTCCGCGCAGTACATGGTGTCGATGGCGCTGTACGGGGCGATGGGCGCCGGGCTCACCGGGGTCAGCGCCCGGATCGCCACCGAGCGCACCCGCGGCTGGACGCGGACGCTCGCGCTGACCCCACTGCGGCCGATCGGTTACCTCGGCATCAAGCTCGGCGCCTCGATCCTGCTGACGCTGCCGGTGATCCTGCTGGTGATGGCGTGCGGCTTCGTCGTCAACGGGGTACGGCTGCCGGCCGGTACCTGGTTCGCGCTGGTGCCGCTGCTGTGGCTCGCCACGATCCCGTTCATCGCGCTGGGCGTGGCGATCGGGTACAGCGTGCGCGACGAGGTGGCGAGCGGGGTGTCGGTGGCGCTGCTGTTCGTGCTGTCCATCGGCGGCGGACTGTGGATGCCGGTACAGGTGTTCCCGCACTGGCTCGCGCAGGTCGCGCGGGTGCTCCCGTCGTACCGGGCCGGCGAGCTGAGCTGGCGGCTGCTCGACGGGCACCAGCCGTTCGGCAGCGGTGCGCTGCTGTTCGCGGCCTGGCTGGTGGTGTTGCTCGGGTTCGCCGGCTGGCGGTTCCGGAAGGCGTCCTGA
- the coaE gene encoding dephospho-CoA kinase, translated as MLWVGLTGGIGAGKTEVARRLVARGAVLVDSDVLAREVVAPGTPGLAAVAAEFGPDVVGPQGLDRARLARLVFADPAARGRLEAIVHPLVRARSDELMAAAPADAVVVNDVPLLVEVGLTPTYHLVVVVEADPAVRRERLVARGMSVADAQARIDAQASDERRRAAADVVLDNSGTRGALDGAVERLWSARLLDYERNVRQQRPVRRPERLHIVAPDPTWPIQYQRIAARIRYALGDRYVRLDHVGSTSVPGLPAKDVLDLQLVVPDLAAADALAEPLAAAGLPRYGGDWWDDPPPAGAPEPVLVKRFHGSADPGRLVQLHVRAQASPAWRYALAFRDWLRAEPAMRDGYAALKQRLAASGATTSAYAELKGPWFDDALPRLDRWMADTGWRPDKDPVT; from the coding sequence GTGCTTTGGGTGGGACTGACCGGCGGGATCGGCGCCGGCAAGACTGAGGTGGCTCGGCGGCTGGTGGCGCGCGGCGCGGTGCTGGTCGACTCGGACGTGCTGGCGCGCGAGGTGGTCGCGCCCGGTACGCCGGGCCTCGCCGCGGTGGCGGCCGAGTTCGGGCCGGATGTCGTCGGCCCGCAGGGGTTGGATCGTGCCCGGCTGGCGCGGCTCGTGTTCGCCGATCCGGCCGCGCGAGGCCGGCTGGAGGCGATCGTGCACCCGCTGGTGCGGGCCCGGTCCGACGAGCTGATGGCCGCCGCACCGGCCGACGCGGTGGTGGTCAACGACGTACCGCTGCTGGTCGAGGTGGGGCTCACGCCCACCTACCACCTGGTGGTGGTGGTCGAGGCCGACCCGGCCGTTCGGCGGGAGCGGCTGGTGGCGCGGGGCATGAGCGTGGCCGACGCGCAGGCCCGGATCGACGCGCAGGCCAGCGACGAGCGGCGCCGCGCCGCCGCCGACGTCGTCCTCGACAACTCCGGTACCCGGGGTGCGCTGGACGGCGCCGTCGAGCGGCTGTGGTCGGCCCGGCTGCTGGACTACGAGCGCAACGTCCGGCAGCAGCGGCCGGTGCGCCGGCCCGAGCGGCTGCACATCGTCGCGCCGGACCCGACCTGGCCGATCCAGTACCAGCGGATCGCCGCGCGGATCCGGTACGCGCTGGGCGACCGCTACGTGCGGCTCGACCACGTGGGGTCGACCTCGGTGCCCGGCCTGCCGGCGAAGGACGTGCTGGACCTGCAGCTGGTGGTGCCGGATCTGGCCGCCGCGGACGCCTTGGCCGAGCCGCTGGCGGCGGCCGGCCTGCCCCGGTACGGCGGGGACTGGTGGGACGACCCGCCGCCGGCGGGGGCGCCGGAGCCGGTGCTGGTGAAGCGGTTCCACGGGTCGGCGGACCCGGGCCGGCTGGTGCAGCTGCACGTACGGGCGCAGGCGAGCCCGGCCTGGCGGTACGCGCTGGCGTTCCGCGACTGGCTGCGCGCCGAGCCGGCGATGCGGGACGGCTACGCGGCGCTGAAGCAGCGGCTGGCCGCCTCGGGCGCAACGACCTCGGCGTACGCCGAGCTGAAGGGGCCCTGGTTCGACGATGCGCTGCCGCGGCTGGATCGCTGGATGGCCGACACCGGCTGGCGTCCCGACAAAGATCCAGTTACCTAG